A genomic window from Silurus meridionalis isolate SWU-2019-XX chromosome 21, ASM1480568v1, whole genome shotgun sequence includes:
- the map3k15 gene encoding mitogen-activated protein kinase kinase kinase 15 isoform X2, with product MEVSSQAAGEAGGDHAASVSLTAAERADVPSPSLVSKQRSLRAVYVLNDGLKAVAANSPESGALQCLQRACDAESAILTTVTFGRLDFGETSVLDTFYDADIAVVDMSDVFRQPSLFYHLGVRESFDMANNVILYHDTDPDTAQSLKDMVAQKNTAFQPVTLGFPWVQLPPEYRGSGLRNKASSGNYYFIPYVMTPNNEYICCENVAQRRASEYMQPSWDNLLGPLCVPLVDRFASLLKDIHVTSCASFKDTLLNDIRKARDKYQGEELAKELSRIKLRIDNTEVLTQDIVMNLLFSYRDIQDYDAMVKLVQTLEMLPTCDLANQPMIQFHYAFALNRRNSPGDREQALRVMLQVLQSCEHPAPDMFCLCGRIYKDFFLDSECKDTKSRDNAIQWYRKGFELQPTLYSGINLAVLLIVSGQQFESSIELRKIGVRLNSLLGRKGSLEKMNNYWDVGQFFTVSMLANDIPKAVQAAEKLFKLKPPIWYLRSVVQNLKLIQHFKKQNTEHSAQRERLNFWMDIIVEATQRTTNSLRFPVLILEPTKVYQPSYVSINSEAEEKNVSIWHVSPAEMKGIHEWNFTASSIKGISISKFDERCCFLYVHDNSDDFQIYFSTEEQCGRFCSMVKELISDGSGNAVELEGEGDGDTLEYEYDYNENGDRVVLGRGTYGVVYAGRDLSNQVRIAIKEIPERDSRYSQPLHEEIALHKYLKHRNIVQYLGSVSEDGYIKIFMEQVPGGSLSALLRSKWGPLKEATIIFYTRQILEGLRYLHENQIVHRDIKGDNVLVNTYSGVLKISDFGTSKRLAGVNPCTETFTGTLQYMAPEIIDKGPRGYGAPADIWSLGCTIIEMATGKPPFHELGEPQAAMFKVGMFKIHPEIPESLSTEAKSFILRCFEPDPSKRATAGDLLKDQFLRHNIKGKKNKIAFKPSDYIRSVSLPVQLQAEATGSSSSEPGSVSPECDSKHDVFFKKDKRSGSENLIKPTTSSFLSVPDESPTSEDRTSPASSENSDSGLFLLKKDSERRAILYKVLNEDQDKVTSNLLENHIQGSTEELKLSVEHIKQIICILRDFIRSPERRVMASTISKLKLDLDFDSTSINQIQLVLFGFQDSVNKVLRNHHIKPHWMFAMDNIIRRAVQAAVTILIPELQTHFGPASESEGAEKDADEVDVEEDADFSTVENVAQEDTGLTSGVSTLSSVISHDFQRPQHPLGAQLTRLKQETNRLLEELVQKEKEYQLILRQTLQQRAHDLELFRLKNQPAAMNNGVLSVEPASPSIFHVAAEPELSDWLKQQGADSETITKFVSEDYTLNDVLNDITKDDLQYMRLRGGVLCRIWRAIQRHRAREQRRIQSSDETSEG from the exons ATGGAGGTGTCCAGCCAGGCGGCGGGGGAGGCGGGGGGGGATCACGCTGCCAGCGTTTCGTTGACCGCTGCGGAGAGAGCGGACGTCCCGAGCCCGAGTCTGGTGTCGAAGCAGCGCAGTCTGAGGGCCGTGTACGTCCTGAACGACGGGCTGAAGGCTGTGGCGGCGAACAGCCCCGAGTCCGGAGCGCTGCAGTGCCTCCAGAGAGCGTGCGACGCCGAGAGCGCCATCCTCACCACCGTCACCTTCGGCAGGCTGGACTTCGGCGAGACCTCGGTGCTGGACACTTTTTACGATGCAG aCATTGCGGTGGTGGACATGAGTGACGTGTTCCGGCAGCCATCTCTCTTTTATCACCTGGGAGTTCGGGAGAGCTTCGACATGGCCAACAACGTTATCCTGTACCACGACACCGACCCTGACACTGCACAGTCCCTgaag GACATGGTGGCCCAGAAAAACACA GCCTTTCAGCCCGTTACTCTGGGCTTCCCCTGGGTGCAGTTACCACCTGAGTACCGCGGCTCGGGTCTGAGGAATAAA GCCTCCAGCgggaattattattttattccctACGTGATGACGCCCAACAACGAGTACATCTGCTGTGAGAACGTGGCCCAGCGCCGGGCGTCCGAGTACATGCAGCCCAGCTGGGACAACCTGCTCGGACCTCTGTGTGTCCCACTGGTGGACCGATTCGCAAGTCTGCTCAAAGACATCCACGTCACGTCATG tGCTTCATTTAAAGACACGCTGCTGAACGACATCCGGAAAGCGCGAGACAAATATCAGGGCGAGGAACTGGCCAAGGAACTGTCTCGCATTAAACTGCGCATAGACAACACCGAGGTTCTCACACAGGACATCGTCATGAACCTGCTCTTCTCCTACAGAGACATACAg GATTATGATGCGATGGTGAAACTGGTGCAGACACTGGAGATGTTGCCCACATGTGACCTCGCCAACCAGCCCATGATCCAATTTCACTACGCTTTTGCCCTTAAcag gaggaaCAGTCCAGGTGACAGGGAACAGGCTCTGCGTGTGATGTTGCAGGTGCTGCAGTCATGTGAACACCCCGCCCCGGACATGTTCTGTCTGTGTGGTCGAATATATAAAGACTTTTTCCTTGACTCAGAGTGTAAGGACACGAAGAGCCGTGATAACGCCATCCAGTG gtacagGAAAGGGTTCGAGCTGCAGCCCACTCTGTACTCGGGCATTAATCTGGCCGTGCTGCTCATCGTCTCTGGGCAGCAGTTTGAGAGCTCCATCGAGCTGCGCAAAATCG GAGTGAGGTTGAATAGTCTCCTGGGCAGAAAGGGGAGTTTGGAGAAGATGAATAATTACTGGGACGTTGGTCAGTTCTTTACCGTTAGCATGCTGGCTAATGACATCCCCAAAGCCGTGCAAGCGGCCGAGAAACTCTTCAAACTCAAACCTCCGATCTG GTATCTGCGCTCCGTGGTGCAGAACCTCAAACTCATTCAGCACTTCAAGAAGCAGAACACGGAGCACTCggctcagagagagagacttaaCTTCTGGATGGACATCATCGTCGAAGCCACACAGAGAACCACCAACAGCCTGCGCTTCCct GTATTGATCCTGGAGCCGACTAAAGTGTATCAGCCCTCGTATGTGTCCATCAACAGTGAGGCAGAGGAGAAAAATGTCTCCATATGGCACGTTTCTCCTGCGGAGATG AAAGGAATTCATGAGTGGAACTTTACAGCCTCATCTATCAAAggaatcag CATCTCCAAATTTGACGAACGATGCTGTTTCCTGTACGTCCATGACAACTCGGACGACTTCCAGATCTACTTTTCCACAGAGGAGCAATGTGGCAG GTTCTGCTCCATGGTGAAGGAGTTGATCTCAGATGGTTCGGGGAATGCAGTGGAGCTGGAAGGAGAGGGAGATGGTGACACTCTGGAG TACGAGTACGACTACAATGAGAATGGGGACCGGGTGGTCCTGGGGCGGGGCACATACGGCGTGGTGTACGCCGGGAGAGACCTGAGCAACCAGGTGCGCATTGCCATTAAGGAGATCCCCGAGAGAGACAGCAG GTACTCACAGCCGCTGCATGAGGAGATCGCTCTACACAAGTACCTCAAACATAGGAACATTGTGCAGTATTTGGGCTCCGTGTCCGAGGACGGATACAtcaagatcttcatggaacaggTTCCTGGGG gtaGTTTATCAGCGCTGCTCCGGTCGAAGTGGGGTCCTCTAAAAGAAGCTACCATCATCTTCTACACGCGTCAGATCCTGGAAGGTCTGAGATACCTGCATGAAAATCAGATCGTCCATCGAGATATTAAG GGCGATAACGTCCTGGTAAACACCTACAGTGGCGTTTTGAAGATCTCCGACTTCGGGACCTCCAAGCGCTTGGCTGGAGTGAATCCCTGCACCGAGACCTTCACCG GAACTCTGCAGTACATGGCTCCTGAGATTATTGATAAAGGTCCTCGAGGTTATGGAGCTCCGGCTGATATCTGGTCTCTCGGCTGCACCATTATTGAGATGGCGACTGGAAAACCTCCGTTTCATGAGCTGGGCGAGCCGCAGGCGGCCATGTTTAAG GTGGGAATGTTTAAAATCCACCCCGAGATTCCCGAGTCGCTCTCCACCGAGGCCAAGTCCTTCATCCTGCGCTGCTTCGAACCTGATCCCAGCAAGAGAGCCACAGCTGGAGACCTGCTGAAGGACCAGTTCCTACGCCACAACATCAAGGGCAAGAAGAACAAGATCGCCTTCAAACCCTCAG ATTATATTCGCAGTGTGTCATTGCCGGTGCAGTTGCAGGCCGAAGCCACCGGGAGCAGCAGCAGTGAGCCAGGCTCTGTGTCACCGGAGTGCGACTCCAAACACGATGTCTTCTTTAAGAAGGACAAACGCTCGGGTTCTGAGAACCTCATAAAACCTACAACCTCCAGCTTCCTCAG CGTTCCTGATGAAAGTCCGACTTCAGAGGACCGAACTTCTCCAGCCTCGTCTGAGAACAGCGACTCGGGACTCTTCCTGCTGAAGAAAGACAGCGAGAGACGAGCGATCCTCTACAAGGTGCTGAACGAGGACCAGGACAAGGTCACGTCCAACCTCCTGGAGAACCACATTCAG GGCAGCACGGAGGAGCTCAAGCTTTCTGTAGAGCACATCAAGCAGATCATCTGCATCCTGCGCGACTTCATCCGTTCTCCCGAGCGCCGCGTCATGGCCTCCACCATCTCCAAGCTCAAACTGGACCTGGACTTTGATAGCACCTCCATCAACCAGATCCAGCTGGTTCTGTTCGGCTTCCAGGACTCG GTCAATAAAGTCCTGAGGAACCATCACATTAAACCCCACTGGATGTTTGCGATGGACAACATCATCAGACGAGCCGTCCAGGCTGCGGTCACCATATTAATTCCAG AGCTGCAGACTCACTTTGGCCCGGCGTCTGAGAGTGAAGGAGCCGAGAAGGACGCAGACGAGGTGGACGTGGAGGAGGACGCTGACTTCAGCACCGTGGAGAATGTCGCTCAGGAGGACACAGGCCTCACCTCAGGGGTCAGCACCCTCAGCTCGGTCATATCCCACGATTTCCAGCGGCCTCAGCACCCTCTCGGAGCACAGCTCACACGCCTCAAACAGGAGACGAACAG GCTCCTGGAGGAACTGgtgcagaaggagaaagagtaCCAGCTGATTCTGAGACAGACTCTTCAGCAGAGGGCACATGACCTGGAGCTCTTCAGACTGAAAAACCAGCCTGCAGCTATGA ataacGGTGTTCTTTCAGTAGAACCTGCTTCTCCCTCCATCTTCCACGTGGCAGCAGAACCGGAGCTGAGCGACTGGCTGAAGCAGCAGGGGGCAGACTCAGAGACCATCACCAAG TTTGTATCAGAGGATTACACGCTAAACGATGTTCTTAATGACATCACTAAAGACGACTTGCAGTACATGAGACTGAG aggcGGTGTGTTGTGTCGTATCTGGAGAGCCATCCAGAGGCACCGAGCCCGAGAGCAGAGGAGAATACAGAGCAGTGATGAGACGTCTGAGGGATGA
- the map3k15 gene encoding mitogen-activated protein kinase kinase kinase 15 isoform X5, translating to MGRKETLNAFQPVTLGFPWVQLPPEYRGSGLRNKASSGNYYFIPYVMTPNNEYICCENVAQRRASEYMQPSWDNLLGPLCVPLVDRFASLLKDIHVTSCASFKDTLLNDIRKARDKYQGEELAKELSRIKLRIDNTEVLTQDIVMNLLFSYRDIQDYDAMVKLVQTLEMLPTCDLANQPMIQFHYAFALNRRNSPGDREQALRVMLQVLQSCEHPAPDMFCLCGRIYKDFFLDSECKDTKSRDNAIQWYRKGFELQPTLYSGINLAVLLIVSGQQFESSIELRKIGVRLNSLLGRKGSLEKMNNYWDVGQFFTVSMLANDIPKAVQAAEKLFKLKPPIWYLRSVVQNLKLIQHFKKQNTEHSAQRERLNFWMDIIVEATQRTTNSLRFPVLILEPTKVYQPSYVSINSEAEEKNVSIWHVSPAEMKGIHEWNFTASSIKGISISKFDERCCFLYVHDNSDDFQIYFSTEEQCGRFCSMVKELISDGSGNAVELEGEGDGDTLEYEYDYNENGDRVVLGRGTYGVVYAGRDLSNQVRIAIKEIPERDSRYSQPLHEEIALHKYLKHRNIVQYLGSVSEDGYIKIFMEQVPGGSLSALLRSKWGPLKEATIIFYTRQILEGLRYLHENQIVHRDIKGDNVLVNTYSGVLKISDFGTSKRLAGVNPCTETFTGTLQYMAPEIIDKGPRGYGAPADIWSLGCTIIEMATGKPPFHELGEPQAAMFKVGMFKIHPEIPESLSTEAKSFILRCFEPDPSKRATAGDLLKDQFLRHNIKGKKNKIAFKPSVWQDYIRSVSLPVQLQAEATGSSSSEPGSVSPECDSKHDVFFKKDKRSGSENLIKPTTSSFLSVPDESPTSEDRTSPASSENSDSGLFLLKKDSERRAILYKVLNEDQDKVTSNLLENHIQGSTEELKLSVEHIKQIICILRDFIRSPERRVMASTISKLKLDLDFDSTSINQIQLVLFGFQDSVNKVLRNHHIKPHWMFAMDNIIRRAVQAAVTILIPELQTHFGPASESEGAEKDADEVDVEEDADFSTVENVAQEDTGLTSGVSTLSSVISHDFQRPQHPLGAQLTRLKQETNRLLEELVQKEKEYQLILRQTLQQRAHDLELFRLKNQPAAMNNGVLSVEPASPSIFHVAAEPELSDWLKQQGADSETITKFVSEDYTLNDVLNDITKDDLQYMRLRGGVLCRIWRAIQRHRAREQRRIQSSDETSEG from the exons ATGGGACGTaaagaaacattaaat GCCTTTCAGCCCGTTACTCTGGGCTTCCCCTGGGTGCAGTTACCACCTGAGTACCGCGGCTCGGGTCTGAGGAATAAA GCCTCCAGCgggaattattattttattccctACGTGATGACGCCCAACAACGAGTACATCTGCTGTGAGAACGTGGCCCAGCGCCGGGCGTCCGAGTACATGCAGCCCAGCTGGGACAACCTGCTCGGACCTCTGTGTGTCCCACTGGTGGACCGATTCGCAAGTCTGCTCAAAGACATCCACGTCACGTCATG tGCTTCATTTAAAGACACGCTGCTGAACGACATCCGGAAAGCGCGAGACAAATATCAGGGCGAGGAACTGGCCAAGGAACTGTCTCGCATTAAACTGCGCATAGACAACACCGAGGTTCTCACACAGGACATCGTCATGAACCTGCTCTTCTCCTACAGAGACATACAg GATTATGATGCGATGGTGAAACTGGTGCAGACACTGGAGATGTTGCCCACATGTGACCTCGCCAACCAGCCCATGATCCAATTTCACTACGCTTTTGCCCTTAAcag gaggaaCAGTCCAGGTGACAGGGAACAGGCTCTGCGTGTGATGTTGCAGGTGCTGCAGTCATGTGAACACCCCGCCCCGGACATGTTCTGTCTGTGTGGTCGAATATATAAAGACTTTTTCCTTGACTCAGAGTGTAAGGACACGAAGAGCCGTGATAACGCCATCCAGTG gtacagGAAAGGGTTCGAGCTGCAGCCCACTCTGTACTCGGGCATTAATCTGGCCGTGCTGCTCATCGTCTCTGGGCAGCAGTTTGAGAGCTCCATCGAGCTGCGCAAAATCG GAGTGAGGTTGAATAGTCTCCTGGGCAGAAAGGGGAGTTTGGAGAAGATGAATAATTACTGGGACGTTGGTCAGTTCTTTACCGTTAGCATGCTGGCTAATGACATCCCCAAAGCCGTGCAAGCGGCCGAGAAACTCTTCAAACTCAAACCTCCGATCTG GTATCTGCGCTCCGTGGTGCAGAACCTCAAACTCATTCAGCACTTCAAGAAGCAGAACACGGAGCACTCggctcagagagagagacttaaCTTCTGGATGGACATCATCGTCGAAGCCACACAGAGAACCACCAACAGCCTGCGCTTCCct GTATTGATCCTGGAGCCGACTAAAGTGTATCAGCCCTCGTATGTGTCCATCAACAGTGAGGCAGAGGAGAAAAATGTCTCCATATGGCACGTTTCTCCTGCGGAGATG AAAGGAATTCATGAGTGGAACTTTACAGCCTCATCTATCAAAggaatcag CATCTCCAAATTTGACGAACGATGCTGTTTCCTGTACGTCCATGACAACTCGGACGACTTCCAGATCTACTTTTCCACAGAGGAGCAATGTGGCAG GTTCTGCTCCATGGTGAAGGAGTTGATCTCAGATGGTTCGGGGAATGCAGTGGAGCTGGAAGGAGAGGGAGATGGTGACACTCTGGAG TACGAGTACGACTACAATGAGAATGGGGACCGGGTGGTCCTGGGGCGGGGCACATACGGCGTGGTGTACGCCGGGAGAGACCTGAGCAACCAGGTGCGCATTGCCATTAAGGAGATCCCCGAGAGAGACAGCAG GTACTCACAGCCGCTGCATGAGGAGATCGCTCTACACAAGTACCTCAAACATAGGAACATTGTGCAGTATTTGGGCTCCGTGTCCGAGGACGGATACAtcaagatcttcatggaacaggTTCCTGGGG gtaGTTTATCAGCGCTGCTCCGGTCGAAGTGGGGTCCTCTAAAAGAAGCTACCATCATCTTCTACACGCGTCAGATCCTGGAAGGTCTGAGATACCTGCATGAAAATCAGATCGTCCATCGAGATATTAAG GGCGATAACGTCCTGGTAAACACCTACAGTGGCGTTTTGAAGATCTCCGACTTCGGGACCTCCAAGCGCTTGGCTGGAGTGAATCCCTGCACCGAGACCTTCACCG GAACTCTGCAGTACATGGCTCCTGAGATTATTGATAAAGGTCCTCGAGGTTATGGAGCTCCGGCTGATATCTGGTCTCTCGGCTGCACCATTATTGAGATGGCGACTGGAAAACCTCCGTTTCATGAGCTGGGCGAGCCGCAGGCGGCCATGTTTAAG GTGGGAATGTTTAAAATCCACCCCGAGATTCCCGAGTCGCTCTCCACCGAGGCCAAGTCCTTCATCCTGCGCTGCTTCGAACCTGATCCCAGCAAGAGAGCCACAGCTGGAGACCTGCTGAAGGACCAGTTCCTACGCCACAACATCAAGGGCAAGAAGAACAAGATCGCCTTCAAACCCTCAG TGTGGCAAG ATTATATTCGCAGTGTGTCATTGCCGGTGCAGTTGCAGGCCGAAGCCACCGGGAGCAGCAGCAGTGAGCCAGGCTCTGTGTCACCGGAGTGCGACTCCAAACACGATGTCTTCTTTAAGAAGGACAAACGCTCGGGTTCTGAGAACCTCATAAAACCTACAACCTCCAGCTTCCTCAG CGTTCCTGATGAAAGTCCGACTTCAGAGGACCGAACTTCTCCAGCCTCGTCTGAGAACAGCGACTCGGGACTCTTCCTGCTGAAGAAAGACAGCGAGAGACGAGCGATCCTCTACAAGGTGCTGAACGAGGACCAGGACAAGGTCACGTCCAACCTCCTGGAGAACCACATTCAG GGCAGCACGGAGGAGCTCAAGCTTTCTGTAGAGCACATCAAGCAGATCATCTGCATCCTGCGCGACTTCATCCGTTCTCCCGAGCGCCGCGTCATGGCCTCCACCATCTCCAAGCTCAAACTGGACCTGGACTTTGATAGCACCTCCATCAACCAGATCCAGCTGGTTCTGTTCGGCTTCCAGGACTCG GTCAATAAAGTCCTGAGGAACCATCACATTAAACCCCACTGGATGTTTGCGATGGACAACATCATCAGACGAGCCGTCCAGGCTGCGGTCACCATATTAATTCCAG AGCTGCAGACTCACTTTGGCCCGGCGTCTGAGAGTGAAGGAGCCGAGAAGGACGCAGACGAGGTGGACGTGGAGGAGGACGCTGACTTCAGCACCGTGGAGAATGTCGCTCAGGAGGACACAGGCCTCACCTCAGGGGTCAGCACCCTCAGCTCGGTCATATCCCACGATTTCCAGCGGCCTCAGCACCCTCTCGGAGCACAGCTCACACGCCTCAAACAGGAGACGAACAG GCTCCTGGAGGAACTGgtgcagaaggagaaagagtaCCAGCTGATTCTGAGACAGACTCTTCAGCAGAGGGCACATGACCTGGAGCTCTTCAGACTGAAAAACCAGCCTGCAGCTATGA ataacGGTGTTCTTTCAGTAGAACCTGCTTCTCCCTCCATCTTCCACGTGGCAGCAGAACCGGAGCTGAGCGACTGGCTGAAGCAGCAGGGGGCAGACTCAGAGACCATCACCAAG TTTGTATCAGAGGATTACACGCTAAACGATGTTCTTAATGACATCACTAAAGACGACTTGCAGTACATGAGACTGAG aggcGGTGTGTTGTGTCGTATCTGGAGAGCCATCCAGAGGCACCGAGCCCGAGAGCAGAGGAGAATACAGAGCAGTGATGAGACGTCTGAGGGATGA